A part of Sulfurimonas sp. HSL-1716 genomic DNA contains:
- a CDS encoding hydrogenase small subunit, which yields MPDRIEGVKKLFTSRSARVETNKGESYYNDLFERCQTRLRELRVSQPANDRLDFSEVLSNNGVDRRDFMKWVSATTAMLMLPPMFSPLVAEAAELMNRAPVIWLELQDCAGNSEALLRSDGPKIDEIVLDIISLEFHETLQAAAGFQAEKQLEDAIKTFKGKYLLFVEGSVPMGMNGQYGTIGAGAETFYDHLMRVSKDAAAVVAVGACATFGGIPAAAPNPTQAVGVMDVVKGKPLINIPACPANPANMVGVVIHYILTGQLPELDSLLRPKFAFGYRIHDNCERRAHFDAGEYVEEWGDEGAKNNFCLYKMGCKGPMTFNNCSIIRYNEAVNWPIGVGRGCIGCSEPDFWDKYAYERPMANAKIKAPAGGVEKSVDEFGLGLLTAAGIGIGIHAIASAIGGKKEDGGAE from the coding sequence ATGCCGGATAGAATCGAAGGGGTGAAGAAGTTGTTTACCTCAAGGAGCGCTCGAGTCGAGACGAACAAAGGTGAGTCTTATTACAACGATCTGTTTGAGAGGTGTCAGACACGATTACGGGAACTACGGGTATCACAGCCTGCAAACGACCGGCTGGATTTTAGCGAAGTGTTAAGTAACAACGGCGTCGACAGACGCGATTTTATGAAATGGGTGAGCGCGACGACGGCGATGCTTATGCTTCCTCCGATGTTCTCCCCTTTAGTGGCCGAAGCCGCGGAGCTTATGAACCGCGCTCCGGTCATCTGGCTGGAACTCCAAGACTGCGCGGGCAACTCCGAAGCGCTTTTGCGTTCTGACGGGCCCAAGATTGACGAGATCGTCTTGGATATCATCTCTTTGGAGTTCCATGAAACGCTTCAGGCCGCAGCGGGCTTTCAGGCGGAAAAACAGCTCGAAGACGCGATCAAGACCTTTAAAGGCAAATACCTGCTCTTTGTAGAAGGCTCGGTGCCTATGGGGATGAACGGCCAGTACGGCACCATAGGTGCAGGCGCGGAGACCTTTTACGATCACCTGATGCGTGTCTCCAAAGATGCTGCGGCAGTCGTGGCAGTAGGCGCGTGCGCGACATTCGGCGGTATTCCCGCGGCTGCTCCCAACCCGACACAGGCCGTGGGCGTCATGGACGTCGTAAAAGGCAAACCCCTCATTAACATCCCCGCCTGTCCGGCAAACCCGGCCAACATGGTAGGGGTCGTTATCCACTATATCCTCACGGGACAGCTTCCCGAACTCGATTCCCTGCTGCGTCCGAAATTCGCCTTTGGATACCGTATCCATGACAACTGCGAAAGACGCGCGCACTTCGATGCGGGAGAGTATGTGGAAGAGTGGGGCGACGAGGGAGCGAAGAACAATTTTTGTCTGTACAAGATGGGATGTAAAGGCCCGATGACGTTTAACAACTGCTCCATCATACGCTATAACGAAGCGGTGAACTGGCCGATCGGGGTCGGACGCGGATGTATCGGCTGTTCGGAACCCGATTTCTGGGATAAATACGCATATGAACGCCCGATGGCAAACGCGAAGATAAAAGCGCCGGCGGGCGGAGTCGAGAAAAGCGTCGATGAGTTCGGTCTGGGACTGCTCACCGCAGCGGGTATAGGTATAGGTATTCATGCGATCGCCAGTGCAATCGGCGGTAAAAAAGAAGACGGAGGAGCAGAATAA
- a CDS encoding nickel-dependent hydrogenase large subunit — protein MSKKHIVVDPITRIEGHLRIEAVIDENNTIVDAYSASTMFRGIETILQGRDPRDCGLLAMRICGVCTGTHYQRSIEAVEDAFDITIPKNARIVRNLIQGSLYVHDHLVHFYHLHALDFVDVVSALSADPAKTAAEARKWAGVAGVNPYTDGQGEFKEIQDRVAKFVKQGRLGIFGNGYWGNKHYKLTPEQNLIGVAHYLKALDIQRDLAKMQAIFGGKNPHPQSIVVGGVTCVQDIENPARIALFKQLLSDGTRFVKEAYLPDVYMAGTMYADEATDSKATFSELMEGKGVGGTGGGLLNYMSYGDFRLDDTGFYKSALLFPSGIVYGGDISKVQDVDPQKIAEDVTHAWYEGSKPLHPYDGQTIPKYTGLDKRSDGIAYLKTNEKYSWIKSPIYNDTRVEVGPLARMIVGVARKDERITKYVMNFLKRGNLPVSVLFSTVGRTAARAVETELMADMLVEWADELAANAAAGDLRTWTEFDFDKVSVKTKGMGLAEAPRGALGHWVKIADGKVANYQAVVPSTWNAGPRDYKGRMGAYEASLIGTKVADPQQPLEIIRTIHSFDPCIACAVHVLDTKGKELGVYKIDTQCSV, from the coding sequence ATGAGCAAGAAACATATCGTAGTGGATCCTATAACACGTATAGAGGGGCATCTGAGGATCGAGGCGGTCATAGACGAGAACAACACCATAGTAGACGCATACAGCGCATCGACGATGTTCCGCGGGATAGAGACCATCCTGCAGGGGCGCGATCCGCGCGACTGCGGACTCTTGGCTATGCGTATCTGCGGCGTGTGTACGGGTACGCATTACCAGAGATCCATCGAGGCCGTCGAAGATGCATTTGATATCACCATCCCTAAAAACGCGCGTATCGTGCGCAACCTGATTCAGGGATCGCTCTATGTCCATGACCATCTCGTACACTTCTACCATCTGCATGCACTTGATTTCGTGGATGTGGTCTCCGCACTCTCGGCAGATCCCGCAAAAACCGCCGCAGAAGCCAGAAAGTGGGCAGGTGTCGCGGGCGTGAACCCGTATACCGACGGTCAAGGCGAGTTCAAGGAGATCCAGGACCGTGTCGCCAAGTTCGTAAAACAGGGACGCCTTGGAATATTTGGCAACGGGTACTGGGGCAACAAACACTATAAACTGACCCCCGAACAGAACCTCATAGGCGTGGCGCACTACCTAAAGGCGCTGGATATTCAGCGCGACCTGGCGAAGATGCAGGCGATATTCGGCGGAAAGAACCCGCATCCACAGTCCATCGTGGTGGGCGGTGTGACCTGTGTGCAGGATATCGAGAACCCTGCGCGTATAGCCCTGTTCAAACAGCTGCTCTCAGACGGTACGAGATTCGTAAAAGAGGCATACCTTCCCGATGTTTACATGGCGGGGACGATGTACGCCGATGAGGCGACCGATTCAAAAGCCACCTTCAGCGAGCTGATGGAGGGCAAAGGCGTAGGCGGAACGGGAGGCGGTCTGCTTAACTATATGAGCTACGGGGATTTTCGTCTGGACGATACCGGCTTTTATAAATCCGCTCTGCTTTTTCCCAGCGGCATAGTGTACGGCGGCGATATCTCCAAAGTACAGGATGTGGACCCTCAAAAGATCGCAGAGGACGTCACGCATGCCTGGTATGAGGGAAGCAAACCTCTACACCCTTACGACGGTCAGACCATTCCTAAATATACAGGTCTTGACAAACGCTCAGACGGTATCGCCTACCTGAAGACGAATGAGAAATACAGCTGGATAAAATCTCCTATCTACAACGATACCCGCGTAGAAGTGGGACCGCTTGCGCGTATGATCGTGGGAGTGGCAAGAAAAGACGAGAGGATCACCAAATACGTGATGAACTTCTTAAAACGCGGAAACCTTCCGGTCTCCGTGCTCTTTAGTACCGTAGGAAGAACCGCGGCGCGCGCGGTGGAGACGGAGCTGATGGCCGATATGCTCGTCGAGTGGGCGGATGAACTCGCCGCAAACGCAGCAGCGGGCGATCTTCGCACCTGGACGGAGTTTGACTTTGATAAAGTGAGCGTAAAGACCAAAGGTATGGGACTTGCAGAAGCGCCCCGCGGTGCTTTGGGACACTGGGTAAAAATAGCAGACGGCAAGGTCGCCAACTATCAGGCCGTGGTCCCTTCTACCTGGAACGCCGGACCGCGTGATTATAAGGGAAGGATGGGTGCATACGAGGCAAGCCTCATCGGCACGAAAGTGGCCGACCCACAGCAGCCTTTGGAGATCATCCGCACCATCCATAGCTTCGACCCGTGTATCGCCTGTGCGGTGCATGTGCTCGATACGAAGGGCAAAGAGCTGGGCGTCTATAAGATAGACACGCAGTGCAGTGTCTAA